One genomic segment of Ricinus communis isolate WT05 ecotype wild-type chromosome 5, ASM1957865v1, whole genome shotgun sequence includes these proteins:
- the LOC8283420 gene encoding phosphate transporter PHO1 homolog 9: MKFGKEFAAQMVQEWQQAYMDYNYLKTILKDVLRFKQRNTVLSPMATAANSTSSPLKRRVSLYRAFSGLTSRYRSGSPRKCSGSEDEVILINPVEDQEGGEGQYQTMFLNATDEGGEYELVFFRKLDDEFNKVVEHYKNKVQEAMAEADDLSRQMDALIALRIKVENPVLGGADINGIPSVSATVVHPINGRNTGWSCMEVIEEVEMSNEVNSNDDKRGSDDENSASGSQKKATGRHNSIEGFKPASLEVLDHVKINVEPETPVSTMKNIISSSKADLSYSKKELRKAEELITRAFIAFYQKLRLLKSYCFLNQLAFFKIMKKYDKITSRNASKAYLKMVDNSYLGSSVEVSKLMERVEATYIKHFANGNRSKGMSILRPKTKREKHRITFSLGFFSGCTAALLIALVIIIHARNVLNSNGGPKYMENMFPLYSFFGFIVLHMLLYSANIYFWKRYRINYAFIFGFKQGTELGYREVFLLSSCLAVLTLGSILSNLDMEMDKRTQSFQAITELVPLGLLILVLLITFCPFNIIYRSSRFFLIQCAFHCMLAPLYKVTLPDFFLADQLTSQVQAFRNLEFYVCYYVWGDFRKRENTCRGSKVFEAFYFVVAMIPYWTRFLQCLRRLFEEKDSMHLFNSIKYFLIVTAVAMRTLYELRRGMFWKIFAAATSGTATIIATYWDIVIDWGLLCRNSRNPWLRDKLVISNKSVYFGAMGLNIVLRLAWMQTVLGFTEAPFLHRTALTAIVACLEIIRRGIWNFFRLENEHLNNVGKYRAFKSVPLPFSYEDDDEVKSV; this comes from the exons ATGAAGTTTGGAAAAGAATTCGCAGCACAAATGGTGCAGGAATGGCAACAAGCGTACATGGACTATAACTATCTCAAAACAATCTTGAAAGATGTATTGCGTTTCAAGCAAAGAAACACAGTACTATCTCCCATGGCAACAGCTGCAAATTCAACCTCCTCTCCTTTGAAGAGAAGGGTATCTCTCTATAGAGCTTTCAGTGGCCTAACAAGCCGGTATAGATCAGGTTCTCCAAGAAAATGTAGTGGCAGTGAAGATGAAGTGATACTAATTAATCCAGTAGAAGATCAAGAAGGCGGGGAAGGTCAATACCAGACCATGTTTCTTAATGCAACAGATGAAGGAGGAGAGTATGAACTTGTGTTCTTTAGAAAACTTGATGACGAGTTTAATAAAGTTGTTGAGCATTACAAGAATAAAGTTCAGGAAGCTATGGCTGAGGCTGATGATTTGAGCAGACAAATGGATGCTCTAATCGCGCTAAGAATTAAGGTAGAGAATCCTGTGCTAGGAGGAGCTGATATCAATGGAATTCCTTCTGTTTCAGCAACAGTTGTTCATCCCATAAATGGTAGAAATACAG GATGGTCGTGTATGGAAGTGATTGAAGAAGTTGAGATGAGCAATGAAGTGAATTCAAATGATGATAAGAGAGGCAGCGACGATGAGAACTCTGCGTCTGGTAGCCAGAAGAAAGCTACTGGACGCCATAATAGTATTGAGGGCTTTAAGCCGGCTTCATTAGAAGTTCTTGATCATGTAAAAATCAATGTTGAACCTGAAACTCCAGTCTCAACAATGAAGAATATCATCTCGAGTTCGAAAGCAGATCTGTCCTACAGCAAGAAAGAATTAAGGAAGGCAGAGGAACTCATAACTCGAGCTTTTATCGCATTCTATCAGAAGCTTCGACTTCTGAAAAGTTACTG TTTCTTGAACCAATTAGCATTCTTCaagattatgaaaaaatatgacAAG ATTACTTCAAGAAATGCATCGAAAGCTTACCTAAAAATGGTGGATAATTCTTATCTTGGAAGCTCTGTAGAGGTCAGTAAGCTCATGGAAAGAGTGGAGGCCACATACATTAAACATTTTGCAAATGGGAACCGTAGTAAAGGAATGAGTATTTTGAGACCAAAAACTAAAAGGGAAAAGCATAGAATTACATTCTCGCTGG GTTTCTTCTCTGGTTGCACAGCAGCACTTCTGATAGcacttgttattattatacatGCAAGAAATGTTCTTAATAGTAATGGAGGTCCAAAATATATGGAGAACATGTTTCCACTTTACTC ATTTTTTGGATTCATAGTCCTGCATATGCTCTTGTATTCTGCCAACATATACTTTTGGAAGCGTTACCGGATCAATTATGCTTTCATATTTGGGTTCAAACAAGGAACAGAATTGGGTTATAGAGAAGTCTTTCTTTTAAGTTCATGTCTGGCAGTACTAACGTTGGGCAGTATCCTCTCAAATTTGGATATGGAGATGGATAAAAGAACACAAAGCTTTCAAGCAATTACTGAATTAGTCCCATTGGGCTTACTCATT CTTGTGCTTCTTATAACATTCTGTCCTTTCAATATCATATACCGGTCAAGTCGCTTCTTCTTGATTCAATGTGCTTTTCATTGTATGCTTGCTCCTCTTTATAAG GTTACCCTCCCGGATTTTTTCTTGGCAGATCAACTTACTAGCCAG GTGCAAGCTTTCAGAAATTTAGAATTCTATGTTTGCTACTATGTCTGGGGAGATTTcagaaagagagaaaacaCTTGCAGAGGAAGTAAAGTTTTCGAAGCCTTTTACTTTGTTGTAGCAATGATTCCATACTGGACTCGTTTCCTCCag TGTCTTCGTCGGTTGTTCGAAGAGAAAGATTCAATGCACTTGttcaattcaataaaatacttCTTAATAGTCACTGCGGTTGCCATGAGGACACTGTATGAGTTGAGAAGGGGAATGTTCTGGAAGATTTTTGCAGCAGCAACTTCAGGTACTGCAACCATTATTGCTACATATTGGGACATTGTAATAGACTGGGGTCTTCTGTGCCGAAATTCAAGAAATCCATGGTTGAGAGATAAGCTAGTTATATCAAACAAAAGTGTTTACTTTGGAGCAATG GGGTTGAATATTGTGTTAAGACTTGCTTGGATGCAGACAGTGTTGGGTTTTACAGAGGCACCTTTCTTGCATAGGACAGCCTTAACTGCAATTGTTGCTTGCTTGGAGATAATTCGGCGTGGCATCTGGAATTTCTTCAG GCTGGAGAATGAGCACTTGAACAATGTTGGCAAGTATAGGGCATTTAAGTCAGTACCCTTACCCTTCTCCTAcgaagatgatgatgaagtcAAGAGTGTGTGA